The Lactobacillus sp. CBA3605 genome contains a region encoding:
- a CDS encoding type I-E CRISPR-associated protein Cse1/CasA, producing MNKQTFNLTTAPWIKVIERQTNQTRTVSLIDLFEHAQDYRQLAGEMHAQDLAILRFLLAILTTVYSRFDADDEQYDWLVPGPDSAQSLVVDEEADGPDIQEDLLGTWRQLNQSGHFSAAVTTYLKQQTKRFDFFGERPFYQVTTKDYDALVPKNKQIAAGKGQVALKQLNRRISESNNTPALFSPKAGETKNELALDELVRWVMTYQNFTGVTDKTKVVTDEKFSNSAGWPYRLNPVFAKGTSLFETLMLNLILVNKRDEMAPYTLQRPVWEYPTVSAYIDERKQQLQPDNLAALYTTWSRILHIEWDAAGQPTIFSAGIPIFAADNALIEPMTTWRLDKKTNDYRPAVKGLRSLGIAMWRNFGQYVKVRQADDSHEPGIVIWLRTLKEKEIISHNKPLILNSVALISDGNATSQAPAVEVVDDMQLQADVLFDPENVDYWPLRIEDTIELTQIIGTDYYHFASDVGRIRNLDVRTFANGMSAKFYEALNEPFKAWLADLTGDDNREEKINLWKQTLESIVVQAVDETLQISSPRDIKGINTEHGILNIFTAKNRLMYNLRQHLKPQKG from the coding sequence ATGAATAAGCAAACGTTTAATTTAACTACGGCGCCATGGATTAAAGTCATTGAAAGGCAGACTAATCAAACACGAACGGTTTCTTTGATTGATTTATTTGAACATGCCCAAGATTACCGGCAATTAGCCGGCGAGATGCATGCCCAAGATTTGGCAATCTTACGTTTTTTACTCGCAATATTAACCACCGTGTATTCACGATTTGATGCCGATGATGAGCAATATGATTGGTTAGTACCCGGTCCAGATTCGGCGCAATCATTAGTGGTCGATGAAGAGGCAGATGGGCCTGATATTCAGGAAGACTTGTTAGGCACCTGGCGACAACTCAATCAATCTGGTCATTTTTCCGCTGCAGTTACGACATATTTAAAACAACAAACTAAACGGTTTGACTTTTTTGGGGAACGGCCTTTTTATCAAGTAACAACGAAAGATTATGATGCCTTAGTCCCTAAAAACAAGCAGATTGCGGCGGGAAAAGGGCAGGTTGCGCTTAAACAACTGAATCGCCGCATTTCGGAAAGTAACAATACACCAGCCCTTTTTTCACCAAAGGCGGGGGAAACTAAGAATGAATTAGCATTGGATGAATTAGTCCGTTGGGTTATGACCTATCAGAATTTTACTGGGGTAACGGATAAAACCAAAGTCGTAACTGATGAAAAGTTTTCTAATTCAGCAGGATGGCCTTATCGGCTTAATCCGGTTTTTGCCAAAGGAACGTCCCTGTTTGAAACGTTAATGTTGAATTTAATCTTAGTTAATAAACGGGATGAAATGGCCCCATATACGTTACAAAGACCAGTGTGGGAGTACCCGACAGTCAGTGCCTATATTGATGAACGAAAGCAACAGCTGCAGCCAGATAATTTAGCCGCGCTGTATACTACTTGGTCCAGAATCCTACATATTGAGTGGGATGCAGCTGGACAGCCGACTATTTTTAGTGCGGGAATTCCAATCTTTGCCGCCGATAATGCCTTAATTGAACCGATGACAACTTGGCGATTGGATAAGAAAACCAATGATTATCGGCCGGCGGTTAAGGGATTACGATCATTAGGGATTGCGATGTGGCGTAATTTTGGTCAGTATGTCAAAGTCAGACAAGCGGATGATAGTCATGAACCGGGGATTGTAATTTGGCTACGGACGCTAAAAGAAAAAGAGATAATTTCTCATAATAAACCGTTGATTCTGAATTCGGTAGCTTTAATTAGTGATGGGAATGCAACCTCGCAGGCACCGGCAGTTGAAGTGGTCGATGATATGCAACTGCAAGCCGATGTCTTGTTTGATCCAGAAAATGTTGACTATTGGCCGCTGCGAATTGAAGACACGATTGAATTAACCCAAATTATTGGCACTGATTACTATCATTTCGCTAGCGATGTTGGTCGCATTCGTAATTTGGATGTGCGCACATTTGCCAACGGAATGAGTGCTAAATTTTACGAAGCGTTAAACGAACCGTTCAAGGCCTGGTTGGCCGACTTAACGGGAGACGATAATCGTGAAGAAAAAATTAATTTGTGGAAGCAAACCTTGGAGAGCATTGTGGTGCAGGCGGTTGATGAGACGTTACAAATCAGCTCACCACGCGATATTAAAGGTATCAATACGGAACATGGCATTTTAAACATCTTTACCGCAAAGAATCGTCTCATGTACAACTTACGGCAGCATCTCAAGCCACAGAAAGGGTGA
- the casB gene encoding type I-E CRISPR-associated protein Cse2/CasB, protein MTGKIATTTARIIKTLYRNGEPNKAVLADLRSAATVTSQRAQGVWPIMMANLERYQLSRDGVPTSAEVAVYAALRFYAIQQQGQTQLVYESAENGNRQAFFSALAQLRAQEETRVALDRRVQPLLATTNPTSVINGLAQLVKILKANDRQQKIDYAWLAQDLYGLQASYEQANRVRLRWGQQYFWIKQATTKNEGAQN, encoded by the coding sequence ATGACAGGAAAAATAGCAACAACGACCGCACGGATTATTAAGACGCTTTATCGTAATGGTGAACCCAATAAGGCAGTATTAGCTGATTTAAGAAGTGCTGCTACCGTGACGAGTCAACGTGCTCAAGGGGTTTGGCCAATTATGATGGCGAACTTAGAACGCTATCAACTTAGTCGCGATGGTGTGCCAACTTCAGCCGAAGTTGCGGTATATGCGGCACTACGGTTCTATGCCATACAGCAACAGGGACAAACACAGTTAGTTTATGAATCGGCGGAAAATGGCAATAGACAGGCATTCTTTTCGGCTTTAGCGCAGTTAAGGGCTCAAGAAGAGACCCGGGTGGCATTAGATCGACGGGTACAACCGCTGTTAGCGACGACGAATCCGACCAGTGTGATTAATGGATTGGCCCAATTGGTTAAAATATTAAAGGCTAATGATAGACAGCAAAAAATTGATTATGCTTGGTTAGCACAAGATTTATATGGGCTACAGGCCAGCTATGAGCAAGCTAATCGGGTGCGTTTACGCTGGGGACAACAGTATTTTTGGATTAAGCAAGCAACCACTAAAAACGAAGGAGCACAAAACTAA
- the cas7e gene encoding type I-E CRISPR-associated protein Cas7/Cse4/CasC produces the protein MTSKNLYIDLNVLQTVPSSNINRDDTGAPKTALYGGVMRARVSSQSWKHAVRKEFKNDNVSVGTRTKTAPTLLATELQKCDATLDDEAAMKKVTEIFKAAGIKINKDGETGALLLISHGQLSKLAQYAIDNEELDKKELKKVLKGDQSLDLALFGRMVADNPELNVDASAQVAHAISTHEVVPEYDYFTALDDEQQKDTAGAAMLGTIDFNSATLYRYANLNMTELSHNLNETDAIQGATAFIKDFLLSMPSGKQNTFANKTLPSYVMITLRTDTPVNLVSAFEEPVTSSKGYVAPSIKKLEAEYTATRQFLAQPLENLILSKTESQVGKQVTNLDELLAQVTEALSKAVQDENTND, from the coding sequence ATGACGAGTAAAAATTTATATATTGATTTGAATGTGTTACAAACCGTGCCATCATCAAATATTAACCGTGACGATACTGGGGCACCGAAAACGGCCCTTTATGGTGGTGTCATGCGGGCTCGGGTTTCTTCTCAAAGTTGGAAGCATGCAGTTCGGAAGGAATTTAAAAATGACAATGTTTCGGTTGGAACCCGGACTAAAACGGCGCCGACTTTACTAGCGACTGAGCTACAAAAATGTGATGCAACCTTAGATGATGAAGCAGCCATGAAAAAAGTGACCGAAATTTTTAAAGCCGCTGGCATTAAAATCAATAAAGATGGCGAAACCGGCGCACTCTTATTAATTAGTCATGGTCAACTTAGCAAGTTAGCGCAATATGCCATTGATAATGAAGAGCTAGACAAAAAAGAACTGAAAAAAGTGTTAAAAGGCGATCAGTCATTGGATTTGGCGTTGTTTGGCCGCATGGTGGCAGATAACCCTGAATTGAATGTGGATGCCTCAGCACAGGTGGCCCATGCGATTTCGACCCATGAAGTTGTGCCAGAATATGATTATTTCACGGCACTGGATGATGAACAACAAAAAGATACTGCTGGTGCAGCAATGTTAGGAACTATCGACTTTAACTCAGCAACACTCTATCGTTATGCTAATTTGAACATGACTGAATTAAGCCATAATCTCAATGAAACTGATGCGATTCAGGGGGCCACGGCCTTTATTAAAGATTTCTTGTTGTCAATGCCAAGTGGTAAGCAGAATACATTTGCGAATAAGACGTTGCCTAGTTATGTGATGATTACGTTGCGGACGGACACCCCAGTTAACTTAGTATCGGCCTTTGAAGAACCAGTTACTTCCAGTAAGGGCTATGTTGCACCGTCAATCAAAAAACTTGAAGCTGAATATACAGCTACGCGTCAATTTTTGGCACAACCACTCGAAAATTTAATTTTGAGTAAAACTGAGTCACAGGTTGGAAAACAGGTCACAAACCTCGATGAACTTTTGGCGCAGGTTACCGAGGCTTTATCAAAGGCGGTTCAGGATGAAAACACTAACGATTAA
- the cas5e gene encoding type I-E CRISPR-associated protein Cas5/CasD, whose product MKTLTIKLTAPLQSYGNEASFSRRTTTHYPTKSAVIGMVAAALGYRRSDQRILALNDLSFAVRIDQAAKILTDYQTVEWKKDTRKITYRDYLQDAVFMVALGSQQNQLIDEIQDALRHPHFQLFLGRRSNAPAGVLQLQVFTETTPLAVLEQVAWQAAPWYQKKNQVRTLDIVADANLIPTAQGAMIKDQVESFDQRDRRYGFRAIAKTSVSLNQLGTQAHDIMGFL is encoded by the coding sequence ATGAAAACACTAACGATTAAATTAACGGCGCCGTTACAGTCATATGGTAACGAAGCGAGTTTTTCACGGCGTACCACGACGCATTATCCGACCAAAAGTGCTGTGATTGGAATGGTTGCAGCAGCTTTGGGTTATCGGCGATCGGATCAGCGAATTTTAGCACTCAATGATTTGAGTTTTGCAGTCAGGATTGATCAAGCTGCTAAAATACTCACGGATTATCAAACGGTTGAATGGAAAAAGGATACGAGAAAGATTACGTATCGAGACTATCTTCAAGATGCGGTGTTCATGGTCGCACTCGGTAGTCAGCAGAATCAGTTAATTGATGAGATTCAGGATGCTTTACGTCATCCCCATTTTCAATTGTTTTTAGGGCGGCGTTCAAATGCTCCGGCTGGTGTTCTTCAGTTACAGGTGTTCACAGAGACCACTCCGCTTGCGGTATTAGAACAGGTTGCTTGGCAGGCAGCGCCATGGTATCAAAAAAAGAATCAAGTGCGCACGTTAGATATTGTTGCGGATGCTAATTTAATACCAACGGCTCAAGGTGCGATGATTAAAGACCAAGTTGAGTCGTTTGACCAACGTGATCGGCGATATGGCTTTCGAGCGATTGCTAAGACCAGCGTCAGCTTGAACCAGCTAGGTACTCAGGCACATGATATTATGGGATTTCTCTAG
- the cas6e gene encoding type I-E CRISPR-associated protein Cas6/Cse3/CasE — MYLSRVEIDYNNRYKIKDLTHLGAFHNWVEQSFPAELVAEQRNRHLWRLDELAGRKYLLVLSADKPDLDLLVKYGVPGTAITKSYDQFLDKLQVGQLMRFRLTANPTHTISQPGKAQGRVVPHITIDQQRKWLMDRAEKSGFQLSTPVAADVSDLQESLTFDIVSREWPVLHRKAGRGVRLSRVTFEGVLRITDVADFKQTLIKGLGREKAFGMGLMTVIPED, encoded by the coding sequence ATGTATTTATCAAGAGTTGAAATTGATTATAACAATCGGTATAAAATCAAAGATTTAACACATCTTGGGGCCTTTCATAATTGGGTTGAACAGAGTTTTCCAGCTGAATTAGTCGCAGAACAACGGAATCGGCATTTATGGCGGCTTGATGAATTGGCTGGCAGAAAATATTTGTTAGTGTTAAGTGCCGATAAGCCCGATTTAGACTTGCTGGTGAAATACGGTGTGCCTGGAACGGCGATAACGAAATCGTATGATCAATTCTTAGACAAGCTACAAGTGGGGCAGTTGATGCGGTTTCGGCTAACGGCTAATCCCACGCATACCATCAGTCAACCAGGTAAAGCGCAAGGTCGAGTGGTCCCACATATTACGATTGACCAACAACGAAAATGGTTAATGGATCGTGCTGAAAAATCAGGCTTTCAGTTAAGCACGCCAGTGGCAGCTGATGTATCGGACTTACAGGAGTCGCTAACCTTCGATATTGTTAGTCGAGAATGGCCCGTCTTGCATCGCAAAGCTGGTCGGGGTGTCCGCTTGAGTCGGGTGACTTTTGAGGGCGTCTTAAGAATCACTGATGTGGCTGATTTTAAGCAAACCTTGATTAAAGGACTTGGTCGTGAAAAAGCCTTTGGAATGGGCTTAATGACGGTTATCCCGGAGGATTAG
- the cas1e gene encoding type I-E CRISPR-associated endonuclease Cas1e has translation MAKQIGAKHPERYELGRVRDRVTFLYLEHAKLNRQNSAIQVTDQRGVVYVPAAIISVLMLGPGVDVTHRAMELIGESGLGVVWVGEYGVRQYAAGRSLNHSSTLLEAQAKLVSNQRSRLMVARQMYQMRFPNDDVSELTMQALRGKEGARVRQVYLEQSRETGVAWEKREYNPDDFEAGTPINKALTAAHQALYGLSYSVIAAMGASAGLGFVHTGHDLAFVYDFADLYKAEFSIPTAFRVAAEFEDDPDIGSRTRLAMRDTFVDGKLLIRMVKDLKALLGLPVVEDDVGVVNLWDDKMGLQKFGVQYHELPVDERP, from the coding sequence ATGGCTAAACAAATTGGTGCTAAGCACCCAGAACGCTATGAGTTAGGACGAGTTCGTGATCGAGTTACTTTCTTATACTTGGAACATGCCAAGTTAAATCGTCAAAATAGTGCGATTCAAGTTACAGATCAGCGGGGTGTGGTCTACGTTCCAGCGGCGATAATCAGTGTGCTCATGCTCGGCCCAGGGGTTGACGTGACGCATCGGGCCATGGAACTTATTGGTGAATCTGGTTTGGGTGTTGTTTGGGTTGGTGAATATGGGGTCCGGCAATACGCAGCTGGTCGTTCATTGAATCATTCCTCAACCTTACTTGAGGCACAGGCCAAGTTAGTATCTAATCAACGGTCACGACTCATGGTTGCGCGGCAGATGTATCAGATGCGTTTTCCTAATGATGATGTTTCGGAGCTTACGATGCAAGCATTACGCGGCAAGGAAGGTGCACGTGTGCGTCAAGTTTATTTAGAACAATCTCGTGAAACCGGTGTGGCCTGGGAAAAACGTGAGTACAATCCAGATGATTTTGAGGCTGGTACGCCAATTAACAAAGCATTAACGGCTGCGCATCAGGCTTTATATGGGTTGAGTTATAGTGTGATTGCCGCAATGGGTGCTTCAGCGGGGCTTGGTTTTGTGCATACTGGGCATGACTTGGCCTTTGTTTACGATTTTGCTGATTTATATAAGGCCGAATTTTCGATTCCAACAGCGTTTAGGGTTGCTGCTGAATTTGAAGATGACCCAGACATTGGTAGTCGAACCCGGTTAGCAATGCGTGATACTTTTGTTGACGGTAAATTATTAATTCGCATGGTCAAGGATTTAAAAGCACTTTTAGGCCTGCCAGTAGTTGAAGATGACGTTGGGGTTGTTAATTTGTGGGATGATAAGATGGGACTGCAAAAGTTCGGTGTTCAGTATCATGAACTGCCAGTAGATGAACGCCCATGA
- the cas2e gene encoding type I-E CRISPR-associated endoribonuclease Cas2e: MIVITLTKVPKSLQGDLTKWYQEIQTGVYVGNVSARIRDALWDRIMQNIGRGEATMVYNANNEFGYQFKTTRQDRAVLDFDGVPLMMHLNVATGNVKHGFSDAAKFHRAKVMTRKVANRAPLPAKLPPFVTIDLETTGLDAAKDAIISIGAVRRLAANQVDHFYQLIQVKSAVPKKITALTQLTSEILSVNGVSLAAGLQALQVFVGDLPIVGYNLRFDELFLTTGFEQIGQADLPNQWLDLLPMVKKSNKFLDNYRLATVLSEYGIENNTPHNALSDATATFKLADKLIENRVLKI, translated from the coding sequence ATGATTGTGATAACGCTGACTAAAGTGCCAAAGTCGCTGCAAGGGGACCTAACGAAGTGGTATCAGGAGATTCAGACGGGGGTTTATGTGGGCAATGTTAGCGCGCGTATTCGCGACGCATTGTGGGATCGAATTATGCAAAATATTGGTCGTGGTGAAGCAACCATGGTCTATAATGCGAATAATGAATTTGGTTATCAGTTTAAAACAACCCGTCAAGATCGAGCGGTCCTTGATTTTGATGGGGTGCCATTGATGATGCATTTAAATGTTGCGACTGGAAATGTCAAACATGGGTTTAGTGATGCGGCGAAGTTTCATCGTGCTAAGGTGATGACCCGTAAAGTGGCTAATCGAGCACCATTGCCAGCTAAGTTGCCGCCGTTCGTGACGATTGATCTTGAAACGACGGGCTTAGATGCGGCTAAAGATGCAATTATATCAATTGGCGCAGTTAGACGATTAGCAGCGAATCAAGTAGATCATTTTTATCAGTTAATCCAGGTTAAATCAGCAGTACCAAAGAAAATTACGGCCCTAACGCAGCTGACTTCTGAAATATTGAGTGTAAACGGTGTTAGCTTAGCTGCGGGGTTACAAGCATTGCAAGTGTTCGTCGGTGATTTACCAATCGTGGGTTACAATTTACGATTTGATGAGCTCTTTCTGACAACTGGTTTTGAACAAATCGGGCAAGCTGATTTACCTAATCAATGGTTAGATTTACTACCGATGGTAAAAAAGTCGAATAAATTTTTAGATAATTACCGACTAGCAACTGTATTGAGCGAATATGGTATCGAAAATAACACGCCACATAATGCACTATCAGATGCGACGGCAACGTTCAAGTTAGCAGACAAGTTAATTGAAAACAGGGTTTTGAAAATTTAA
- a CDS encoding AbrB/MazE/SpoVT family DNA-binding domain-containing protein, which translates to MPKTTKEQTTYTIKMSRQGQFTIPAELRRELNIQGGDEMLIREDKNSNLVLEKKPTATDWENAVAGLPIERVVLNEDGSVNAKKSPFFANWMKEDDYS; encoded by the coding sequence ATGCCTAAAACAACTAAAGAACAAACTACCTATACCATCAAGATGTCACGCCAAGGACAATTCACGATTCCTGCCGAATTACGTCGCGAATTAAATATTCAAGGAGGCGATGAAATGTTAATCAGAGAAGACAAGAACAGTAATCTTGTACTAGAGAAAAAACCAACTGCTACTGATTGGGAAAACGCAGTCGCCGGGCTTCCAATTGAACGCGTTGTACTCAATGAAGATGGCTCAGTTAATGCTAAAAAATCTCCCTTCTTTGCAAACTGGATGAAAGAGGATGACTACAGTTAA
- a CDS encoding zinc-ribbon domain-containing protein: MEETTRFCFKCGEKISINADFCPKCGAKQPNNQEQNTVTPQPAATQTVNNYQEPVQAKADEKTGWLVFWGWVSAVISLFVPIIGVISIVLGAMVIKKHRTVAGTVLIVFAIIFIILGLTGFSEGFFGAI; this comes from the coding sequence ATGGAAGAGACAACAAGATTTTGTTTTAAGTGTGGGGAGAAAATTTCTATTAATGCTGATTTTTGTCCAAAATGTGGCGCAAAACAACCTAATAATCAGGAACAAAATACAGTAACACCACAGCCTGCGGCTACACAAACGGTTAACAATTATCAAGAGCCAGTTCAAGCGAAAGCTGATGAAAAAACTGGTTGGTTAGTATTCTGGGGCTGGGTTTCAGCCGTTATTTCACTTTTTGTTCCAATTATTGGCGTGATTTCAATTGTTTTAGGCGCTATGGTGATTAAAAAGCACCGAACTGTTGCAGGGACGGTTTTAATTGTTTTTGCTATTATTTTTATTATTCTAGGGTTAACCGGATTTTCTGAAGGATTCTTTGGTGCAATTTAA
- a CDS encoding translation factor GTPase family protein — MATVVAGIIAHVDAGKTTLSEAMLYQAGALRQLGRVDKRDAFLDSDELEKQRGITIFSHQANLHYRELDLTLLDTPGHVDFATQTEQVLSVLDMAILVISATDGVQGHTRTLWRLLSHYHVPTIIFVNKMDAPATDRTAILQQLQQELAAGCVDFGDNDLTTATYETMAMQNDTVLADYLETEQLSDVTVRKMIQQREVFPCYFGAALKTTGVTDLLTGLDHWTQPVTYPEKFGARVFKISHDAQGERLTWLRLTGGTLATKALLLGDQKVNQLRVYNGTKFKSLPTLSAGMVGVIPGLTGTYPGQGLGTEPAGRPPEIQPVLNYTLDLKGRDSHECLRILRQLADEDPQLHVVWSEQLQSIRLQLMGPVQLEILQQLLHDRFNLDVGFDEGQILYKETITHAVEGVGHFEPLRHYAEVHLLLAPTAPGSGLTVASQCDLEVLGRNWQHQVLSNLQAKTQLGVLTGSPLTDLKITLVSGKASNVHSVGGDFREATWRAVRQGLMILQTTDQCQLLEPWYRFSLVIGTDQVGRALTDIQRMSGTFDPPEAGHDATLTTITGMAPVAEMQAYSQVVQAYTHGQGQLDCVVDGYRPCHNAAAVIADMAYQPVADLENTPDSVFCTHGAGYPVSWDAVPAMAHVPYTYTATDLEKLS; from the coding sequence ATGGCAACAGTAGTAGCCGGGATTATTGCCCATGTGGATGCTGGAAAAACGACGCTTTCAGAGGCAATGTTGTATCAAGCGGGGGCGTTACGACAATTAGGTCGGGTTGATAAACGTGATGCCTTTTTGGATTCGGATGAGCTTGAAAAGCAACGAGGCATTACGATTTTTTCGCATCAAGCGAATTTACATTATCGAGAATTAGATCTCACGTTATTGGATACCCCCGGACACGTGGATTTTGCCACGCAAACGGAACAAGTTTTGAGCGTTTTAGATATGGCGATTTTAGTAATTTCAGCCACAGATGGCGTCCAAGGCCATACCCGGACTTTGTGGCGGTTACTGTCACATTATCACGTGCCGACGATTATTTTTGTGAATAAAATGGACGCGCCAGCGACGGATCGTACGGCCATTCTACAACAATTGCAACAAGAATTGGCAGCCGGATGTGTTGATTTTGGAGATAATGACTTAACGACGGCGACTTATGAAACAATGGCCATGCAAAATGACACGGTGTTAGCTGATTATTTGGAGACGGAGCAACTCAGTGATGTCACCGTCCGAAAAATGATTCAACAGCGTGAAGTTTTTCCCTGTTACTTTGGAGCAGCGCTTAAAACGACGGGGGTTACTGACTTACTCACCGGGCTTGATCACTGGACACAGCCGGTGACGTATCCTGAAAAATTTGGCGCACGGGTCTTTAAAATTTCACATGATGCCCAGGGTGAACGGCTGACGTGGCTACGGTTGACGGGCGGGACCTTGGCGACTAAAGCCCTACTTTTAGGTGATCAGAAAGTGAACCAACTGCGCGTTTATAATGGGACTAAATTTAAGAGCTTACCGACTTTATCAGCTGGAATGGTAGGTGTCATTCCAGGCTTGACCGGGACGTATCCGGGACAAGGCTTAGGCACTGAACCAGCTGGGCGGCCGCCGGAAATTCAGCCAGTCTTGAACTACACACTTGATCTTAAAGGCCGTGATAGTCATGAATGTTTGCGGATTTTACGTCAGCTAGCTGATGAAGATCCCCAATTACATGTGGTTTGGTCCGAACAGCTCCAATCAATCCGGTTGCAACTCATGGGTCCGGTTCAACTTGAAATTCTGCAACAATTACTACACGATCGCTTTAATTTGGATGTTGGCTTTGATGAAGGCCAAATTCTTTATAAGGAAACGATTACTCATGCGGTGGAAGGGGTTGGCCATTTTGAACCCTTACGGCACTATGCGGAAGTTCATTTATTATTGGCGCCCACCGCACCTGGTAGTGGATTAACAGTGGCGTCACAATGTGATTTGGAAGTATTAGGTCGCAACTGGCAACATCAAGTTTTGAGTAATCTACAGGCCAAAACTCAGCTCGGGGTATTGACTGGGTCACCGTTAACCGATTTGAAAATTACACTGGTTAGTGGTAAGGCTAGCAATGTCCATTCAGTTGGTGGCGATTTTCGAGAAGCAACCTGGCGCGCGGTTCGGCAAGGTTTGATGATTTTGCAAACCACGGATCAATGTCAATTACTTGAACCGTGGTATCGTTTCAGCTTAGTAATTGGCACCGACCAAGTGGGACGAGCATTGACGGATATTCAACGCATGAGCGGAACGTTTGACCCGCCGGAAGCTGGTCATGATGCAACTTTAACGACAATTACAGGGATGGCGCCAGTGGCCGAAATGCAAGCTTATTCGCAGGTGGTCCAAGCGTATACGCATGGTCAAGGACAACTGGACTGTGTCGTTGATGGCTATCGCCCTTGTCATAATGCTGCCGCAGTTATTGCAGACATGGCTTATCAACCAGTGGCGGATTTAGAAAATACACCAGATTCAGTTTTCTGTACGCATGGTGCTGGCTATCCTGTCTCTTGGGATGCGGTGCCGGCAATGGCACACGTGCCTTATACTTATACAGCCACTGATTTAGAAAAATTGAGCTAA
- the nth gene encoding endonuclease III → MLKDHQIVWAIHQMEAEIGPVGPSLDSRTPFQYLISVILSAQATDVSVNKVTPRLFAAYPTPKDLMVADVTAVEDIIRSVGLFRNKAKNIIKTARIVHEDLHDVVPTTRKDLMALPGAGRKTANVVLSDVFEQPTFAVDTHVSAIAKRLYFVDQSASPLQVENKIVGVLAPAELHQAHHTMIEYGRKYSMKLTPAKEVCQLIIDCDKLNEENEAEV, encoded by the coding sequence ATGTTAAAAGACCACCAGATTGTTTGGGCAATTCATCAAATGGAAGCTGAGATTGGACCAGTGGGACCATCATTAGATTCGCGTACCCCGTTTCAATACCTGATATCCGTAATTTTAAGCGCTCAAGCGACGGACGTTTCCGTTAACAAGGTAACACCGCGTTTGTTTGCGGCTTACCCAACCCCAAAGGACTTAATGGTAGCGGATGTCACCGCCGTTGAAGACATCATCAGAAGTGTGGGCTTGTTTCGTAATAAAGCCAAAAACATTATCAAAACAGCGCGAATCGTACACGAAGACTTGCATGACGTCGTCCCAACCACCCGCAAAGACCTGATGGCGTTACCCGGCGCCGGCCGAAAAACCGCTAATGTCGTTTTGAGCGACGTCTTTGAACAACCTACCTTCGCAGTGGATACCCATGTTTCAGCTATCGCCAAACGCTTGTACTTTGTCGATCAATCCGCCTCACCTTTGCAGGTCGAAAATAAGATTGTCGGGGTACTAGCACCAGCGGAATTGCATCAAGCGCACCATACCATGATTGAATATGGTCGCAAATACTCCATGAAATTAACACCAGCTAAAGAAGTTTGCCAGTTAATTATTGATTGCGATAAATTAAACGAAGAAAATGAGGCTGAAGTCTAA